The following DNA comes from Eretmochelys imbricata isolate rEreImb1 chromosome 2, rEreImb1.hap1, whole genome shotgun sequence.
tgaggggttggagcaaatgcatttgtatcgtagagcttggctgtagagaaAGGATCGTGTGGTgaggtctggatgaaagctggaggcatgtaggtaagtatagcggtcagtaggtttccggtatagggaaagcctttgacaaggtccctcaccaaaggctcctaagcaaagtaaactgtcatgggataagagggaaggtcctctcatggattggtaactggttaaaaaagtatgaaacaaagggttggaataaatggGCCATTTTCAGAattgagagaggtaaatagtggtgtcccccaaggggctgtactgggcccagtcctatttaacatattcataaatgatctgggaaaaggggtaaacagtgaggtggcagaatttgaagatgatacaaaactactcaagatagttaagtcccaggcagactgcgaagagctgcaaaaggatctcacaaaactgggtgactgggcaacaaaatggcagatgaaattcagtgttgataaatgcaaagtaatgcacattggaaaacatatcaTCCTAACTATAcctatacaatgatggggtctaaattagctgttaccactcaagaaagatctcggagtcattgtggagagttctctgaaaacatccgctcaatgggcagcggcagccaaaaaagtgaatagaatgttgggaatcgttgGGAAAGGGAttgagaataagacagaaaatatcctattgcctctatataaatccatggtacgcccacaccttgaatactgtgtgcagatggggTCGCCCcttctcaaaacagatatattggaattggaaaagggacagagaagggcaacaaaaatgatgagaggTATAGAACGGTTTCCGTctgaggcgagattaataagattgggactttttagcttggaaaagaggcgactaaggggggatatgatcaaggtctataaaatcaagagtggtgtagagaaaatgaataaggaagtgttatttactccttctcataatacaagaacaaggggccaccaaatgaaattaacaggcagcagctttaaaacaaacacaagaaagtattttttccacgCAACGCACTGTTAACCTGTGGAACGCCTTGcaagagggtgttgtgaaggccagtactataatggggttcaatagggagctagatagattcatggaggataggtccatcaaaggctattagccaggatgggcagggatggtatccctagtctctgcttgccagaagctgggaatgggcgacaggggatggatcacttggtgattcccttttctgttcattccctctggggcccctggcactggccactgttggcagacaggagactgggctggatggacctttgctctgacccagcctggccgtTCCTATGTTCTCTCTCTAAGGGGTCTCTGTTCCCACTAgtggggacagagcaccacacccaggaggtctGTGGGCGACACCGGCGCTCATCAGGGAGCCTAGCACACACAGCATGTAATGTTCCTCTGTGCCTGGGTCCTGGTCCCCTCCGAATCCCCACcagtccctccctgcagcttgtcCACAGGCTCTGTCCAGGGAGGGGGTCGTCCCAAGCCCCGTCTGCAGGCTCCgtccaggggtgggggtgtcttgGGCCCCATTTCCAGGCTCTGTCCTGGCGGGACCGAGGCCCTGCGCTGCCGGCCTCTGCTCCTGGGGGAGCTGCTGCAAACCCCCATTCAGAGGAGGCAGCTCTGGCCGGCTGGTCTGTGAACCCACCAGAGGGTGTCTGGGGTCATCAGCCCGCCCAGCCTGGCAAGGCCTGCCCCAGGTAACCAGCAGGGTCAGATGCCAATGTCCAAACCACTCACCCAGGGGCGTGGGGCTGACCCCCCGTACGCTGCCTGTCCCCGGTGATGCCTGGCACCCGCCAGGCAGTGCTGACTTCAGCCCGTTCTCTCCCTTCAGCACCTCCCGGGACGCGAAGCCGGCCGGGATCAGCCGCTCCTCCCGCCCTGCAGGACCCCCGGGCCGGGCATTGGGACCCCCGGGGCGTGGCGAGGTGTGACCGGAGCCCCCGGGAAGCAGGTAGAGCAGTAACGCCCGGGCTCCCCGGCCCCTGGTGCCGTGCAGCATGGTCCTGCGGGAGTCTCCGTTCCCGAACCGGTTCCTGAGCGGCCTGTACAGCCTGGGACAGTACCTGCTCTTCCCCAGCTACTGGGCCGCTGACTGCCTCCTCGACCTCAGAGAGACCACGGCGGAGCAGCAGCAGAACCGGTGCCGGCCCTGCCCCCTGCGGGCAGTGGTCACCggccccttgctgctgctgctcctcctcctctccatgccAGTCGCCCTCCTGGGCCTGCTGCTGTGGCTCCCGCTGCAGGCTGCCCGCAGGCCCTTCGCCTACAAACACACCGTGCCCTCGCGCCACCCAGAGCCGTGGGAGCTGCCGGACACAGGCAAGGCCTTCAGCTTCGTCAGCGCCAACGTGTGCCTCCTGCCCGACGGCCTGGCCAAGTTCAGCAACCTGGGACAGATGAAGCAGCGCGTGGCCCGCATCGGCCAGTGCCTCACGCAGGGGGAGGCCGGTgccagccccaggagcagccaGTTCCTGCTGCCCACCAAGTACGGGACCACCATGTCCAGCCCACGGCGGTCGGGGAGCAGTGCCCGCTGCCATGACGCCAGCGTGGCGGTCAAGATCCCCgacggggagggaggggctgggcccgGGGAGATCTCGGCGCCCTTCCCACCGGACGTGGACTTCCTTTGCCTGCAGGAGGTGTTCGACCAGCGAGCGGGCGCCCGCCTGTGCcagctgctgagccccttctACGAGCACCTCGTGTACGACGTGGGCACCTACGGGCTGAATGGGTGTTGTACTCTCAAGGTCTTCAACAGTGGGCTCTTCCTGGCCAGCCGCTACCCCGTGCTGGCCGCCCAGTACCACTGCTACCCCAACGGCACTGGCGAGGACGCGCTGTCCGCCAAGGGGCTGCTCTCCGTGCAGGTGAGGACCTGCCCCAgctgcggggagcccagggccctctACCCTCCTGGGCCTGGCATGGCCTCTCCCCGGCCAGCCTGACGGGGTCGCTGCAGGGTGGCGTGGGGCATTCCCTCCCGGCCCTGCTCAGGGCAATGCTGCATCCGCGTACGAGCCACCGCTCCCTGCAGGGGCGCTGGGCCTGCGTGGGCAGAGGTGGGCCTGGGTGGCGGAGCGGGTTACAGCaggggactggaagtcaggactcctggggtctcctCCCGGGTCTGCCCTGGACTCCCCGAGTGACCCTGGGCCCTCTCCCTTTTCCCCGTGTGTCCCGGCCTCCCAGCTGTGGGGAGGCCCTGAGTCTGAGCCCCCTGCGTGCAGGGGATTGGTTACCCTGGGGCCCCCTGCACCCCACGGGCAGAGGAGGGACGATGCCCCACACCATCAGCCTAGCCCCATCTTGACGGGTTAACAGCTCCGGGAGCCCTGGCCGGGGAGTGGGTGTCTGCAGCCCAggcagggacagggcctggggggaGCGGGCGCTTCGGGGACAGCCCTGCCGGGAGAGCAGGGAGAGCCcttggcagtggggctgggagccagcaggtTGGCTGCAGGGGGCTCAGCTCCGACAACAGGCCACTGGGCACCCGACCccgctgctgccccagccactcGCTGCCCCTTAGCCAGGCCTGGAAACGCCTGCCCCAGCAGTGACCCCAGCATGGGATGGAAACTGCTCTGTCTGTCCAGGGCTTTGCctcctcccagcgctgggaagtCACCCAGGGTGTGTCGCCCGGCCCTGCAGCAGCCTCCCGGCGGGGCAGCGTGGGGCTAGCAGGGCTCGTGCGAGTGCTCACAACCAGCCGTGGGgacatggctggggctggagctcgggctctgaccCCAGGGGCGAGCCGGCCCTGCGCTGGGGGCTCACCGCTGCAGGCTGTCTAGATGTACCCCTGGGAGCCGGGCTGCCACCCCACAACCTGCTGGGACCCCAGCCAGACAATAAGGGCTGAATCCAGGGCACCCGTGGGGTGACGGACACGTGGGCCCACGAACCACGTGGGGGTCatctcctcccagctcccagccatgccCTGCACTGACGGCTGAAACTGACCCTCCTTCCCCACGGCTCTGACCGTCGCCCTGGCCAAacacctgcacccccacccctccccgcgATGGGGCCTGTGCTGTGTGGGGCCCCGGCCCCGTCAGTGGCCTTCCAGCTTGTAACTGGCAACGTTTCCATGTGCGCCTGCTAGGTGCAGCTGGGGGAAGCCCAAGGGCAGAGGATAGTGGGCTACCTGAACTGCACCCACCTGCACGCTCCAGCCGGTGAGTGTCGGGAGGGGGCACTCTTGCCCaccggggctggggagggagaacagcTCGTCCAGATGCCCCCCTTCCCCGTTCTACTCCTGGGAGCAGCCCAGCCGCTGACCCTGCCACCGCTCCTGGAGCGGGCTTGGTGCTGGGGCTGCATTGGCACCTGGGCCCCGGCTCCCTCTGCttgcctccccagccccgccccgcaggGCCCCGCGAGCGAGGAGGGGACACCTGTCCCCTGGACTGGGCTGAGGTCCCAGTGCCGACCCTCCAGCCAAGGGCCAAGtctcctctgccccagtctgcagtggcagggcaggggaccCCGTGTGGGTGGGGGGCACTTGCTTCcggccctggggctcctggctccgtGGCTGTGCGATCCCTGGTGGGGAGCCCCGCAGGGATTGGATGTGGGGTGCAGCCGGTAacagagtagggttgccaggtgtctgcgTTTTAACTGGAAAGTCCAGTCTAAAAGGGAACCCGGTGGTgccggtcagcagtgctgcccggacactaaaagtccagttaccagggggtgggaagagcaCCTGGGGCCCGGAGGACCCTGAGCACTCAGCAATGGCTCCGGAGGGTCCGCTGTCCTGCCCCGAGCgcagctctccctcccctccccccactgccccactcagcccccacccccggagcacggctctccctcccctcccccgccctgccccactcagcccccacccccggagcactgctctccctccccacccctcccttcccctgccccactccccccgtCACAGAGGTTGAAGGAGTCAGGgctctgcacccccacttcctgcaattccccgtgactctcagccagccagtagagcagaaggtttattagacgacaggaacacagtccaaacagagcttgtaggtacaaacaggacccctcagtcagatCCCTCTGGGGGGcagagcttagaccccagccctgggactcCCTCCGTTTCCCTAGACTGatccaaactgaaaccccctccagccgtctcagccagccaccccccagctcctcctccagcctttgtccaatTTCCCGGGcaagaaggtgtcacctggccccatcccccctcctggctcaggtatcatccctcaagtgaagtcaccccctgctaccccatccccattgcagacagtcccagtaaaactcccctgCGACatccccaggtcaacactcccccatccctgctgcgtcacatctctccccccttggagactgaactgagcggggtcacgctgaccagtgacctggggaagttcggggcccctctccgggacagcgcatccgctatcaggttggcacttcccttcacgtggaccacgtccatgtcgtaatcctgcaggagcaggctccatctcaggagcttggcgttggctcctttcatctggtgcagccaggtcaggggagagtggtcggtgtagacggtgaagtgtcgcccg
Coding sequences within:
- the LOC144260238 gene encoding sphingomyelin phosphodiesterase 5-like isoform X2; the protein is MVLRESPFPNRFLSGLYSLGQYLLFPSYWAADCLLDLRETTAEQQQNRCRPCPLRAVVTGPLLLLLLLLSMPVALLGLLLWLPLQAARRPFAYKHTVPSRHPEPWELPDTGKAFSFVSANVCLLPDGLAKFSNLGQMKQRVARIGQCLTQGEAGASPRSSQFLLPTKYGTTMSSPRRSGSSARCHDASVAVKIPDGEGGAGPGEISAPFPPDVDFLCLQEVFDQRAGARLCQLLSPFYEHLVYDVGTYGLNGCCTLKVFNSGLFLASRYPVLAAQYHCYPNGTGEDALSAKGLLSVQVQLGEAQGQRIVGYLNCTHLHAPAADAQIRCDQLTLGLFWVQLFQDAHTERGDVIAFDIFCGDFNFDNCSSGDELEQTHIIFQQYQDPCRVGPRQDKPWAIGTLLNYLEIYEEAVSTPEKLKRTLEQEEGRRKYLACPILQDGCPDPSAAGSPWEGRRIDYILYREHPAPISLTTQTCSASSSHGQARGSF
- the LOC144260238 gene encoding sphingomyelin phosphodiesterase 5-like isoform X1, giving the protein MVLRESPFPNRFLSGLYSLGQYLLFPSYWAADCLLDLRETTAEQQQNRCRPCPLRAVVTGPLLLLLLLLSMPVALLGLLLWLPLQAARRPFAYKHTVPSRHPEPWELPDTGKAFSFVSANVCLLPDGLAKFSNLGQMKQRVARIGQCLTQGEAGASPRSSQFLLPTKYGTTMSSPRRSGSSARCHDASVAVKIPDGEGGAGPGEISAPFPPDVDFLCLQEVFDQRAGARLCQLLSPFYEHLVYDVGTYGLNGCCTLKVFNSGLFLASRYPVLAAQYHCYPNGTGEDALSAKGLLSVQVQLGEAQGQRIVGYLNCTHLHAPAADAQIRCDQLTLGLFWVQLFQDAHTERGDVIAFDIFCGDFNFDNCSSGDELEQTHIIFQQYQDPCRVGPRQDKPWAIGTLLNYLEIYEEAVSTPEKLKRTLEQEEGRRKYLACPILQDGCPDPSAAGSPWEGRRIDYILYREHPAPISLTTEVEQFSFITQLAGCSDHMAVGLQLLLNPAPQ